A portion of the Paucilactobacillus hokkaidonensis JCM 18461 genome contains these proteins:
- a CDS encoding UPF0223 family protein, whose protein sequence is MEKSYSYPLNADWSTEELTTVIKMFQLVEDAYEIGASREAILKQYRDFKVIVNSKAEEKQLGRQFEAESGYELYQVIKTAQASDRQTIKLLER, encoded by the coding sequence ATGGAGAAAAGTTATAGTTATCCCCTTAACGCTGACTGGAGTACCGAGGAATTGACTACGGTTATTAAAATGTTCCAACTTGTTGAGGACGCTTATGAAATAGGGGCATCACGAGAAGCAATTTTAAAGCAATATCGTGATTTTAAAGTTATCGTTAATTCAAAGGCAGAAGAAAAGCAGTTAGGAAGACAGTTTGAGGCTGAATCAGGATATGAGTTATACCAAGTTATTAAAACTGCTCAAGCTAGTGACCGCCAAACAATAAAGCTATTGGAAAGGTGA
- a CDS encoding ISLre2 family transposase — protein MFILADFIDSLKNLDSLFDLEEQVIRCLREMFQEIVSKYLIQLDETLVSQIPSDHTFINRQPRTINFMFGAVSFERRCYRKTDGTNYFPLDTHLKLASRKRFSPYFKSVVSKIGQMTTMRNTADMINLASQTDISAWAVDKIVREMADIVAVEEETLDKEIVHRKKVDNLVIEGDAFEVRERGKQRVSVHHYKVYESTNAGPVNKREFVETNHLKARKQVCDYLEAHYKLSEMVVFLASDAGPGYDPISMRELVPGAKKVEYVIDRYHFIRKFEQTIGLQNPLSRKATAAIRGHNLNQLAAILDTFESQITIGKDSEKLTKLRHYLSRNWKYIKRPKDRGYKYMGKLGSAESSHRAFTYRLKKQGKSWSKEGLQAMLVLILERVNSHLNQDLSSGLRRLRELKIEVSLESIKSIRFTDLNRKIRSHHIGVKIGNITVDSSTSSPIGAMAKAYSR, from the coding sequence ATGTTTATTTTAGCAGATTTTATTGATTCATTGAAGAATTTAGATAGTTTATTTGATTTGGAGGAACAAGTTATTCGTTGTTTGCGGGAAATGTTTCAAGAAATTGTATCTAAATACTTAATTCAACTAGACGAAACGTTAGTTTCTCAGATTCCAAGTGACCATACCTTTATTAACCGACAACCACGAACAATCAATTTTATGTTTGGTGCTGTTTCATTTGAACGTAGATGCTATAGGAAGACAGATGGAACCAATTATTTTCCACTGGATACACATTTAAAACTTGCGTCGCGAAAAAGGTTTTCACCATATTTCAAAAGTGTTGTTAGTAAGATTGGTCAAATGACTACCATGAGAAACACAGCGGATATGATTAACCTTGCCAGTCAGACTGATATTAGTGCATGGGCAGTCGACAAAATCGTTAGAGAGATGGCCGACATCGTTGCTGTCGAGGAAGAAACACTTGATAAAGAAATTGTTCATCGTAAAAAAGTGGATAATTTAGTAATTGAAGGAGATGCTTTTGAAGTCCGAGAACGTGGTAAGCAACGGGTTTCTGTGCATCATTATAAGGTATACGAATCCACTAATGCTGGTCCAGTAAATAAGCGTGAATTTGTTGAAACTAATCATTTAAAAGCACGAAAACAAGTTTGTGATTATCTGGAAGCACATTATAAATTAAGCGAAATGGTAGTGTTTTTAGCAAGTGATGCCGGTCCTGGATATGATCCCATCAGTATGCGCGAATTAGTTCCTGGGGCAAAAAAAGTTGAGTATGTAATTGATCGGTATCACTTTATTCGAAAATTCGAGCAGACCATCGGTCTACAAAACCCGTTAAGTAGAAAGGCTACAGCAGCTATTAGAGGACATAATTTGAACCAATTAGCGGCTATTTTAGATACTTTTGAATCACAAATTACAATTGGAAAAGATTCCGAAAAGTTGACCAAATTAAGACATTATCTAAGCCGTAATTGGAAATATATCAAACGTCCTAAAGATCGCGGTTATAAATATATGGGCAAATTAGGCTCAGCTGAGAGCTCACACAGAGCTTTCACCTACCGCTTAAAAAAGCAGGGTAAGAGTTGGTCTAAAGAAGGATTACAAGCTATGTTAGTTCTCATACTAGAAAGAGTTAACAGTCATCTTAATCAAGATCTATCATCAGGATTAAGAAGGCTAAGAGAACTTAAAATTGAAGTATCTCTCGAGTCAATTAAATCAATTAGATTCACAGATTTAAACCGAAAAATACGTTCACATCACATAGGCGTTAAAATTGGTAATATTACTGTTGATTCATCAACAAGTAGCCCCATAGGGGCAATGGCAAAAGCATACTCCCGTTAA
- a CDS encoding pyruvate carboxylase yields the protein MEKVMVANRGEIATRIFRAIHELKMTAVAIYAKEDEYSEHRFKADEAYLVGAGEKPIAAYLDIEDIIRVAKEHNVDAIHPGYGFLSENAQFAKRCGEEGITFIGPKVEHLQMFGDKIAAKRAAKEANVPIIPGTSQPVETIEAAKKSAQEIGYPIFVKAAMGGGGRGMRIVKHEADLIEAYTRAQSEATQSFGDCEIYLEKYLASPKHIEVQILADKHGNVMHLFERDCSVQRRNQKVIEIAPAVALPVALRQKICAAAVRFMQHVNYLNAATVEFLVEGDQFYFIEVNPRVQVEHTITEMITGFDIVQAQILIAQGCDLHKEINLPNQDELSYHGAAIQARVTTEDPANNFMPDTGKISTYISPGGNGVRLDGGNAFTGSVITPYFDSLLVKAIVAADTFSEACDKMSRVLNEFTIRGVKTNLEFMKNVIAHPTFAAGKATTTFIEETPELFNFRQNMDRRSRLLNYIANTTVNGFPGVSREKKYYPEFKYAEEFVPLDDNLVTAKDVLEQSGPDAVVDWLKQQKPVLLTDTTMRDAHQSLFATRMRTKDMTLIAPQLQRALPQLFSYEMWGGATFDVAYRFLAEDPWARLRELRKLMPRTLTQMLFRGSNAVGYQNYPDNVLKAFIDQSADAGMDVFRIFDSLNWVDQMEKSIQYVRDNNKIAEATMCYTGDILDPNKTKYNLKYYTDLAKELEAAGAHIIAIKDMAGLLKPEAAYRLISTLKETVDLPIHLHTHDTTGNGVYTYAQATKAGVDIVDVASSSMSGTTSQPSMGSLYYALQNTDRQPNVDIKNVEAVDRYWKTVRPYYQQFSNKMAGPQTDIYQTEMPGGQYSNLQQQANALRLGDRFEEVKKMYRQVNLMFGDIIKVTPSSKVVGDMALFMVQHDLTPQYVEENGDQLDFPDSVVDFFMGDLGQPTGGFPKKLQQIILKGKKPLTVRPGSLAKPVDFKAAKQELSAKLGHPATQDEVVSYVLYPKVFMDYTEMQSKYGPVSLLDTPTFFQGMRLGERVDIELSSGNSMIVSLNQVGEPDEDGQRTLYFDINGHAREVRVADLSVHKTVSKKRKAEPSKSGEIGATMSGSVLKVLVAKGDQVAKGDPIVVTEAMKMETTIQAPIAGTVAKVYVEAGDVIDNNDLLIEIN from the coding sequence ATGGAAAAAGTAATGGTAGCAAATCGTGGCGAAATTGCAACGCGTATTTTTCGTGCGATTCATGAATTAAAAATGACGGCAGTTGCGATCTATGCAAAAGAAGATGAGTATTCAGAACATCGTTTTAAAGCTGATGAAGCCTATTTAGTTGGTGCTGGTGAGAAACCAATTGCTGCATATTTGGATATTGAAGATATCATCCGAGTGGCTAAAGAACATAATGTTGATGCAATCCATCCAGGCTATGGTTTTTTATCCGAAAATGCCCAGTTTGCTAAGCGGTGTGGTGAAGAAGGAATTACGTTTATTGGTCCCAAAGTTGAGCACTTACAAATGTTTGGCGATAAAATTGCTGCTAAACGTGCCGCTAAAGAGGCCAATGTGCCAATAATTCCTGGTACAAGCCAACCGGTTGAAACGATTGAAGCTGCTAAAAAAAGTGCTCAAGAAATTGGCTATCCAATTTTTGTTAAAGCTGCAATGGGTGGCGGTGGCCGCGGTATGCGGATCGTTAAACATGAAGCTGATTTGATTGAAGCCTATACCCGGGCTCAAAGCGAAGCCACTCAGTCGTTTGGCGACTGTGAAATTTATTTAGAGAAATATTTAGCTAGTCCTAAACATATTGAAGTCCAAATTTTAGCAGACAAACATGGCAATGTGATGCACTTATTTGAACGGGATTGTTCTGTTCAACGGCGAAATCAAAAAGTGATTGAAATTGCACCAGCAGTTGCGTTGCCGGTAGCGTTACGTCAAAAAATTTGTGCGGCCGCTGTGCGGTTTATGCAGCACGTCAATTATTTGAATGCAGCAACGGTTGAATTTTTAGTTGAAGGAGATCAGTTTTATTTCATCGAAGTTAATCCACGAGTTCAAGTAGAACATACAATTACTGAAATGATTACTGGCTTTGACATTGTTCAAGCACAAATTTTGATTGCTCAGGGCTGTGATCTGCACAAAGAGATCAACTTACCTAATCAAGATGAACTAAGCTATCACGGGGCTGCCATTCAAGCACGAGTGACAACTGAAGATCCGGCTAATAATTTTATGCCAGATACAGGAAAAATTTCGACTTATATTTCACCGGGTGGAAATGGGGTACGGCTTGATGGTGGAAATGCATTTACCGGTTCTGTCATTACACCGTATTTTGATTCACTCCTAGTTAAGGCAATTGTAGCCGCGGATACATTTTCAGAGGCTTGCGATAAAATGTCTCGGGTTCTAAATGAATTTACTATTAGGGGCGTTAAGACTAACTTAGAGTTTATGAAAAATGTGATTGCACATCCTACTTTTGCAGCTGGAAAAGCAACAACAACATTCATTGAAGAAACGCCAGAATTATTTAATTTTCGGCAAAATATGGATAGGCGTAGTCGGTTGTTAAATTATATTGCTAATACAACCGTCAATGGATTTCCAGGCGTTAGTCGTGAAAAAAAGTACTATCCAGAATTTAAATATGCTGAAGAATTTGTTCCACTAGATGATAATTTAGTTACAGCAAAAGATGTGTTGGAACAAAGCGGTCCTGATGCAGTTGTGGATTGGTTAAAGCAACAAAAACCAGTTTTACTGACTGATACCACGATGCGAGATGCCCATCAAAGTTTATTTGCTACCCGGATGCGCACAAAAGACATGACGTTGATCGCACCACAGTTACAACGAGCATTGCCTCAGTTGTTCTCCTATGAAATGTGGGGTGGCGCTACGTTTGACGTTGCTTACCGCTTTTTAGCAGAGGATCCATGGGCCCGTCTTCGTGAACTGCGAAAATTGATGCCGCGCACGCTGACTCAAATGTTATTCCGTGGTTCTAACGCCGTTGGGTACCAAAATTATCCGGATAACGTTTTAAAAGCATTTATTGACCAATCTGCTGATGCGGGGATGGATGTATTTCGGATCTTCGATAGTTTAAATTGGGTTGATCAAATGGAAAAAAGCATCCAATATGTCCGCGATAATAATAAAATTGCAGAAGCAACGATGTGTTACACCGGTGATATCCTAGATCCTAATAAAACTAAATATAATTTGAAATATTATACTGACCTAGCAAAGGAATTAGAAGCTGCTGGAGCACATATTATTGCGATCAAAGATATGGCAGGCCTATTAAAGCCAGAAGCAGCTTACCGGTTGATTTCAACATTGAAAGAGACAGTCGACCTACCAATTCATCTGCATACTCACGATACGACTGGCAATGGCGTCTATACTTATGCTCAAGCCACTAAAGCGGGAGTTGATATTGTAGATGTTGCTTCTAGTTCGATGTCTGGAACTACATCACAACCAAGTATGGGAAGCCTATACTATGCGCTACAGAATACTGATCGTCAGCCAAATGTTGATATTAAAAATGTTGAAGCGGTTGATCGTTACTGGAAGACGGTTCGACCATATTATCAACAATTTTCTAACAAAATGGCTGGTCCACAAACTGATATTTACCAAACTGAAATGCCAGGTGGGCAATATTCCAACTTGCAACAACAAGCTAATGCGTTACGTTTGGGTGATCGATTTGAAGAGGTTAAGAAAATGTATCGCCAGGTCAATCTAATGTTTGGGGATATTATTAAAGTTACACCATCTTCGAAGGTTGTCGGTGATATGGCATTGTTTATGGTCCAACATGATTTAACGCCACAATATGTTGAAGAAAATGGTGATCAATTAGATTTTCCTGATTCGGTTGTTGATTTCTTTATGGGTGATTTGGGTCAACCAACTGGAGGTTTTCCTAAAAAGTTGCAACAAATCATTTTAAAGGGTAAGAAGCCGCTAACAGTCCGTCCTGGTAGTCTGGCTAAGCCAGTTGATTTTAAAGCAGCAAAACAAGAGTTGTCTGCTAAATTGGGCCATCCAGCGACACAAGACGAAGTGGTCAGTTATGTTTTATATCCAAAAGTTTTCATGGATTATACTGAAATGCAGTCTAAGTACGGGCCGGTTTCATTATTAGATACTCCGACATTTTTCCAAGGAATGCGACTAGGTGAGCGTGTTGATATTGAACTTTCTAGTGGCAATTCAATGATTGTTTCATTAAATCAGGTTGGTGAGCCAGACGAAGATGGGCAACGGACGCTCTACTTTGATATTAATGGGCATGCACGAGAAGTCCGAGTTGCCGATTTAAGTGTTCATAAGACGGTATCTAAAAAGCGTAAGGCTGAGCCTAGTAAATCAGGTGAAATTGGCGCAACAATGAGTGGATCAGTACTAAAAGTGTTGGTAGCAAAAGGTGATCAGGTAGCAAAAGGTGACCCCATTGTTGTTACGGAAGCAATGAAAATGGAAACTACAATTCAAGCACCAATTGCAGGTACGGTTGCAAAAGTTTACGTTGAAGCCGGGGATGTTATTGATAATAATGATTTATTGATTGAAATTAATTAG
- a CDS encoding inositol monophosphatase family protein, with protein sequence MTELKQIDQEVQALMWQMRTETLSKMQQPFNVDEKSGRKDLVTTVDKSNEKAIVAKLRELDPDAQILGEEGFGDQIEQTAGRVWLIDPLDGTMNFVMQQNNFAIMISLYEDGVGVLGYIMDVMNAQLYHGDTKSVFVNNKQIEPPTNLHLRDALIGISGPLLINNDHNMQVIAKKSRGPRMYGSAGIEFAKVMSGELIGYISYLRPWDFAAGKILAQTLNLQVKAIDGGPLSMLSSNVVLVATERASEEVITLAN encoded by the coding sequence ATGACGGAATTAAAACAAATTGATCAAGAAGTTCAAGCTTTGATGTGGCAAATGCGAACAGAAACATTAAGTAAAATGCAACAGCCATTTAACGTTGATGAAAAATCAGGGCGTAAAGATTTAGTGACAACAGTTGATAAAAGTAATGAAAAAGCAATTGTTGCTAAGCTGCGGGAGCTTGATCCTGACGCTCAGATTTTAGGAGAAGAAGGATTTGGAGATCAAATAGAACAAACTGCTGGTCGTGTTTGGTTAATTGATCCACTTGATGGAACCATGAATTTTGTGATGCAACAAAATAATTTTGCTATTATGATTTCTCTTTATGAAGATGGCGTGGGTGTTTTGGGTTATATCATGGATGTGATGAACGCACAATTGTATCATGGTGACACGAAATCTGTTTTTGTCAATAACAAACAAATTGAACCGCCAACTAATCTTCATCTTAGAGATGCATTAATTGGAATTAGCGGTCCATTGTTAATTAATAATGATCATAATATGCAGGTAATTGCAAAAAAAAGTAGAGGACCACGGATGTATGGTAGCGCGGGAATTGAGTTTGCTAAAGTTATGAGCGGCGAATTAATCGGCTATATTTCTTATCTGCGACCGTGGGACTTTGCTGCCGGCAAAATTTTAGCACAAACGTTAAACTTACAGGTGAAAGCTATTGACGGCGGGCCACTAAGTATGCTATCATCTAACGTTGTATTAGTAGCGACAGAACGTGCAAGTGAAGAGGTAATCACTCTTGCAAATTGA
- the lpdA gene encoding dihydrolipoyl dehydrogenase, producing the protein MADVEEKETVIVGGGPGGYVAAIRASELGQKVTLIEKGTLGGVCLNVGCVPSKALINAGHRLQEANDASVFGITTQPATIDFTKTQEWKQTKVVDRMTSGVTMLLKKHKVDVIEGEAFLDNDSQLRVMAVGPKQFMDNGGGATYKFKNLILATGSRPVEIPNFKFDGRVVDSTGALNLPEVPKELVVIGGGYIGTELAGAYANLGAHVTILEGTPSILPNFEKDMISIVVKKLKKKGVDVITSAMAKKSVQDDKSVSVTYEVDGKEQTIKADYCLVSVGRKPNTDNFGLEMTSVKLNDHGLVEVDQQGRTSVNNIFAIGDIVPGPALAHKAFFEGKTAAGAIAGNKTANDWVGVPAVCFADPELATVGMTAAEAKDKGMEVATAKFPFAGNARAVSLDQPDGFVRLVYTKDGGNMVGAQVIGPEASDLIAELSLAVNGGMNVEDIALTIHPHPTLSEPIQEAADVALGYPTHI; encoded by the coding sequence ATGGCAGATGTTGAAGAAAAGGAAACAGTAATTGTTGGCGGAGGTCCCGGTGGCTACGTGGCTGCCATTCGTGCTTCAGAACTTGGACAAAAGGTAACATTAATTGAAAAAGGGACCCTTGGTGGGGTTTGTCTTAATGTTGGCTGTGTTCCATCAAAAGCATTGATTAATGCTGGTCATCGCTTACAAGAAGCCAACGATGCGTCAGTATTTGGTATTACGACTCAACCAGCAACAATTGATTTTACTAAAACTCAGGAATGGAAACAAACCAAAGTGGTTGACCGAATGACAAGTGGTGTCACAATGTTGTTAAAGAAACACAAGGTTGATGTTATTGAGGGAGAAGCATTCTTAGATAACGATAGTCAATTACGAGTTATGGCAGTTGGCCCTAAGCAGTTTATGGATAATGGTGGTGGTGCCACATATAAGTTCAAAAACTTAATTTTAGCTACTGGAAGCCGTCCTGTTGAAATTCCTAATTTTAAGTTTGATGGCCGGGTAGTCGATTCAACTGGTGCGCTTAATTTACCAGAGGTCCCTAAAGAGTTAGTGGTTATTGGTGGGGGTTACATTGGTACTGAATTAGCAGGAGCATATGCTAACTTAGGAGCTCATGTAACAATCCTTGAAGGAACTCCTTCAATTTTACCAAATTTTGAAAAAGACATGATCTCAATTGTTGTTAAAAAACTGAAGAAAAAAGGCGTTGACGTGATTACGAGTGCAATGGCTAAAAAATCAGTTCAAGACGACAAGAGTGTTTCTGTCACTTACGAAGTTGATGGCAAAGAGCAGACAATTAAAGCTGATTACTGTTTAGTATCAGTTGGCCGTAAGCCAAACACAGATAACTTTGGTTTGGAAATGACCAGTGTTAAATTGAACGATCATGGGTTGGTAGAAGTTGACCAACAAGGTCGGACAAGTGTCAACAATATCTTTGCTATTGGCGACATTGTACCCGGGCCTGCATTGGCACACAAAGCCTTCTTTGAAGGTAAGACTGCTGCAGGGGCCATTGCTGGCAATAAGACTGCTAACGATTGGGTTGGTGTTCCAGCCGTCTGTTTTGCTGATCCTGAACTAGCTACTGTAGGAATGACTGCTGCAGAAGCTAAGGACAAAGGCATGGAAGTTGCAACTGCTAAATTCCCATTTGCAGGTAATGCACGTGCGGTTTCACTAGATCAGCCGGATGGTTTTGTTCGGTTAGTTTACACTAAAGATGGTGGTAATATGGTTGGTGCACAAGTAATTGGACCTGAAGCAAGTGATTTAATTGCTGAATTGTCACTAGCTGTTAACGGTGGTATGAATGTTGAAGATATTGCCTTAACAATTCATCCACATCCAACATTAAGTGAACCAATTCAAGAAGCTGCTGATGTGGCGTTAGGATATCCAACTCACATCTAG
- the typA gene encoding translational GTPase TypA — MKLRDDIRNIAIIAHVDHGKTTLVNEMLKQSDTLDEHTQIEDRALDSNAIERERGITILSKNTAVRYKDKQINILDTPGHADFGGEVERIMRLVDGVLLVVDAFEGTMPQTRFVLKKALSQHLTPIVVINKVDRPGARPEEVVDEVLDLFIELGADEEQLDFPVVYASAMNGTSSYDSDLDSQEHTMKPIFDTIVDKIPAPIDNSDEPLQFQVAMLDYNDFVGRVGIGRVFRGAIKVGDNVTVMKLDGSKQNFRVTKLFGFFGLKRLEINEAKAGDLCAVSGMEDINVGETVAASGTPEALPILRIDEPTLQMTFRTNDSPFAGQDGKFVTSRQLEERIKSELHTDVSLRVDDTDLPGAWVVSGRGELHLSILVETLRREGYELQVSRPEVIYRDVDGVRSEPFEEVQIDTPEEYTGSVIDSLSQRKGEMQNMESTDNGQTRLTFLAPSRGLIGYSTEFMSMTRGYGIMNHTFSKYAPVIKNWHPGRQKGTLVSINSGKATTYAMMNAESRGTLLIDPGTDVYEGMIIGENSRENDIAVNITKGKNLTNVRSSGSDDMARIKTPTHFSLEESLEFLNDDEYCEVTPNNVRLRKQTLNTNAREKEAKQRKISGKK; from the coding sequence TTGAAATTAAGAGATGATATTCGTAACATCGCCATTATTGCCCATGTTGACCACGGTAAGACAACATTAGTTAATGAAATGTTAAAACAATCTGATACTTTGGATGAACATACCCAAATTGAAGATCGTGCATTGGATTCTAATGCAATCGAACGTGAACGAGGAATTACGATTCTGTCGAAGAATACTGCTGTTCGTTATAAGGACAAACAAATTAATATCCTTGATACACCGGGACATGCTGACTTTGGTGGCGAAGTTGAACGAATCATGCGGTTGGTTGATGGTGTTTTACTAGTTGTTGATGCTTTTGAAGGAACAATGCCACAAACACGGTTTGTGCTTAAAAAGGCTTTGAGCCAACATCTAACACCAATTGTGGTTATTAACAAAGTTGATCGCCCAGGTGCTCGTCCTGAAGAAGTTGTCGATGAAGTGCTTGATTTATTTATTGAGTTGGGTGCCGATGAAGAACAGTTGGACTTCCCAGTTGTTTATGCATCTGCAATGAATGGGACTTCAAGCTATGATTCTGATTTAGACTCACAAGAACATACAATGAAGCCAATCTTTGATACAATTGTTGACAAGATTCCAGCTCCAATTGATAACTCAGACGAACCACTTCAATTCCAAGTAGCCATGTTAGACTACAACGACTTTGTTGGTCGTGTTGGAATTGGCCGAGTTTTCCGTGGCGCAATCAAGGTTGGCGACAACGTTACAGTTATGAAGTTAGATGGATCTAAACAAAATTTCCGGGTTACAAAATTATTTGGATTCTTCGGACTTAAACGTCTGGAAATCAATGAAGCTAAGGCTGGGGATTTATGTGCCGTTTCAGGAATGGAAGATATCAATGTCGGGGAAACAGTAGCTGCTTCTGGTACACCTGAAGCATTACCAATTTTACGGATTGATGAACCAACTCTTCAAATGACATTTAGAACCAATGATTCACCATTTGCAGGTCAAGATGGTAAATTTGTTACTTCTCGTCAATTGGAAGAACGGATTAAATCTGAATTGCACACAGATGTTTCATTGCGAGTTGATGATACCGATTTACCTGGTGCTTGGGTTGTATCAGGACGTGGTGAATTGCATCTATCAATTTTAGTTGAAACACTTCGGCGTGAAGGCTACGAACTACAAGTGTCACGTCCAGAAGTTATCTATCGAGACGTCGATGGTGTCAGAAGTGAGCCTTTTGAAGAAGTTCAAATCGATACTCCTGAAGAATATACTGGTAGTGTGATTGACAGTCTATCGCAACGTAAGGGTGAAATGCAGAATATGGAGTCAACTGACAATGGTCAGACTCGTTTGACATTCTTGGCCCCTTCACGAGGCTTAATTGGCTATTCAACAGAGTTCATGTCTATGACCCGTGGTTACGGGATCATGAACCATACTTTTTCTAAGTATGCTCCAGTTATTAAAAACTGGCATCCTGGTCGTCAAAAGGGAACGCTTGTATCGATTAATTCAGGTAAGGCAACTACTTATGCTATGATGAATGCCGAAAGCCGTGGAACGCTCCTAATCGATCCAGGAACTGATGTCTATGAAGGAATGATTATCGGTGAAAATAGCCGTGAAAATGATATTGCGGTTAATATCACTAAAGGGAAGAACTTAACTAATGTTCGTTCTTCAGGTTCTGATGACATGGCCCGTATTAAGACACCAACCCATTTTTCACTCGAAGAATCATTGGAATTCCTAAATGATGATGAATATTGTGAAGTAACACCAAACAATGTTCGTTTACGTAAACAGACTTTGAACACGAATGCTCGTGAAAAAGAAGCTAAACAACGTAAAATCAGTGGTAAAAAGTAA
- a CDS encoding FtsW/RodA/SpoVE family cell cycle protein, which translates to MLSKKFRFLDYYLVIPYLLLCLIGIVMVYSASADIASQNGGSPTAYLIKQALYVVMGIMVVWFMMAINIKILQSPRFLVIFAAVQLGALLFVKLFGQAVNGAQGWINLGVINIQPAEVCKVFLILYLARMLSQRENQLSTAFFSSAGGPLLLSFVLVGLILIQPDLGGAVINGAIIMIMVLASGISWKKGVIAIFSIIFGFILVVLPLLSRVAQSGAIHSYQLQRIVAFVNPFGTAQGAGSQLVNSYYALSNGGVFGVGLGNSIQKMGYLPEPNTDFIMAVIGEELGLIVVVLIMCLLGIIVARTIWLGVRAQDAYSSLVCYGVATFITIQTLFNVGGVTGLLPITGVTFPFISYGGSSMLVLCVALGCVLNISARQSSGRTLA; encoded by the coding sequence ATGTTGAGTAAAAAGTTTCGTTTTTTAGATTATTATTTAGTTATTCCGTATCTATTACTGTGTTTAATTGGAATTGTAATGGTGTATTCTGCTAGTGCTGATATTGCTAGTCAAAATGGTGGATCGCCAACGGCTTATTTAATTAAACAGGCATTATACGTGGTGATGGGGATAATGGTAGTTTGGTTTATGATGGCTATTAATATTAAAATACTGCAAAGTCCGCGCTTTTTAGTCATTTTTGCAGCAGTTCAATTAGGTGCATTGTTGTTTGTTAAATTATTTGGTCAGGCGGTCAATGGTGCGCAGGGATGGATTAATTTAGGTGTTATTAATATTCAGCCGGCTGAAGTATGCAAAGTATTTTTAATTCTATATCTTGCGCGGATGCTGTCTCAGCGTGAAAATCAACTATCTACTGCTTTTTTTAGCTCAGCTGGTGGTCCGTTGCTATTGTCATTTGTGTTAGTCGGGTTAATCTTAATTCAGCCTGATTTGGGCGGGGCTGTGATTAATGGTGCTATTATCATGATTATGGTTTTAGCCAGTGGTATTTCTTGGAAAAAAGGCGTTATTGCAATTTTTTCAATTATCTTTGGATTCATCCTCGTAGTTTTACCATTACTTAGCAGGGTCGCACAAAGTGGGGCAATTCATAGTTATCAATTACAACGAATCGTTGCTTTTGTTAATCCGTTTGGAACCGCGCAGGGAGCTGGAAGTCAGCTCGTTAATTCATATTACGCTCTCAGTAACGGTGGTGTTTTTGGAGTCGGGTTAGGTAACAGTATTCAAAAGATGGGGTATCTCCCTGAACCTAATACAGACTTCATTATGGCTGTGATTGGTGAAGAGCTAGGGCTGATTGTCGTTGTTTTGATCATGTGTTTATTGGGAATCATTGTTGCTCGTACTATCTGGCTTGGAGTACGCGCTCAGGATGCCTATTCATCGTTGGTTTGCTATGGGGTCGCCACATTTATTACGATTCAAACTTTGTTTAATGTCGGTGGTGTCACAGGGTTATTACCAATCACAGGAGTTACTTTTCCATTTATTAGTTATGGTGGTTCTAGTATGTTAGTTTTATGTGTCGCATTAGGCTGTGTGCTAAACATTAGTGCTCGTCAATCTAGTGGGCGAACATTAGCTTAA